One window of the Camelina sativa cultivar DH55 chromosome 1, Cs, whole genome shotgun sequence genome contains the following:
- the LOC104772338 gene encoding PRA1 family protein A3, with translation MDWDSVAAEDVIEALREVEWSTSPRSLAEFFSRFAFPRSFSKWMSRLKCNLYYYRTNYFILLIFVLGLALITRPLAILGAALTALSLAFLNDSFAATFNEKVIRTIRHFSPHLAAKMRPPHMPVIRGRSATRKTVYVCGQPRLVFVLIGLTASFVLWFTSCGLLWVLYAFTTALLMILLHATLRTPNLKARLNTFREEFRAVWRNYSEL, from the exons atggattGGGATAGCGTTGCTGCTGAGGATGTGATTGAGGCGCTAAGAGAGGTTGAATGGTCGACGAGTCCTCGTTCCTTGGCTGAGTTCTTCTCCAGATTCGCTTTTCCTCGATCTTTCTCTAAATGGATGAGCCGTCTCAAATGCAATCTCTACTA CTATAGGACGAATTACTTCATCCTGTTGATTTTCGTTCTGG GTCTTGCACTTATCACGCGACCTTTGGCTATTCTTGGTGCTGCTCTTACAGCCTTAAGCTTGGCTTTCCTAAACGATAG TTTTGCAGCTACTTTTAATGAGAAGGTGATCCGGACCATTAGGCATTTCTCGCCACATTTAGCTGCAAAAATGAGGCCTCCTCACAT GCCTGTCATCCGCGGGAGATCTGCAACTAGAAAGACAGTCTACGTTTGTGGCCAGCCTCGTTTGGTATTTGTCTTGATTGGCTTAACCG CCAGTTTTGTCCTGTGGTTTACTTCCTGCGGTTTGTTATGGGTCCTCTATGCATTTACCACTGCCCTTCTCA TGATCCTTCTTCACGCAACCCTGAGAACTCCGAACCTCAAGGCACGCTTGAACACATTCCGTGAAGAGTTCCGGGCTGTCTGGCGCAACTACAGTGAACTTTAA